GGCAGCATGATTCCCACGATCTTGGAGATTACATCCCGGCCGGCAGTTGCTAGCCATACCGCCAAGCAAACCAGCCAGTTGCACATGATGCCACGGAAGAAAGCTTGTTCCAGACTCAAGGTAGCTTTAGTATTGGCAATGGCTACCGCCTTTGCCCCCACCAAGCCTCCGTTGACAGCCCACAAGCCGGTAGCATACATGATGCCTACCACCGCCAGCGATCCCGCAAAATTGGCCAAATAGACGATGGCCCAGTTACGCAACAGTTGCCCCACGCTGACTCTCCCCTGGAGTACTCCGATAGCCATTAGGTTATTGCCAGTGAACAGCTCCGCTCCACCAATAACCACCATGACCAGTCCCACCGAGAAAGCCATCCCGGTAATCAATCGCGTCAACCCATCGCCAACCTTGCCAGCCAGGTCATGGGTTACCATGGTCGAGAACTCGGCCCCAAAAGCAATGTAGGCCCCGGCAAGAATACCTAGGATGACCAGCGTCAGCCAGGAGGAACGGGCTTTGTTTTCAGCTATGGCTACGTGACTGGAAGCTACTTCTTTGGGCGCATTACAGGCGTTGGTTACCACCGCTGGCGGCGTAGCCGCTACCGTTCCGCGGCCGACCTGGGCCTCCATAAGGCTGAGGCATTGGCGGCGTTTTTCTGGGGTGCACCCGATCTTAGCCAGCTCTTGAGCGGAAAGCTTCTTGTCAAAAGCCGCCACCTCGCAATAACAAACCGGCCCGTTGATAGAGTTGTATTCTTGCCAGTACACGCACGATACTTGAGGCAAACTACCTCACCTCCCAATATCTCCTTTGCCCCATCTCCCCAGGTTAAGTGCCCTGGCTTACCCTTTACCAATGCAACTATCATGCCGCAGATTGGCTAACGAGGTTTTAGGAAGTAAAATATTTGGCAATCTACTGGACTATCGCAGCAAGTGCAAGTTATCATACAACTCGGCCTGGAGATGAAACCGGGCGGCAAAATGAGTACATGGTCTTGTACTATTGGTTAGGGGCAGACATGGCTTGTTACGAGTAGCTAAAACTTCCGCCATGGAGGTGCCCGGCAACTCAGCCCTGCTAAACTGCGGATG
This is a stretch of genomic DNA from Clostridia bacterium. It encodes these proteins:
- a CDS encoding formate/nitrite transporter family protein, giving the protein MPQVSCVYWQEYNSINGPVCYCEVAAFDKKLSAQELAKIGCTPEKRRQCLSLMEAQVGRGTVAATPPAVVTNACNAPKEVASSHVAIAENKARSSWLTLVILGILAGAYIAFGAEFSTMVTHDLAGKVGDGLTRLITGMAFSVGLVMVVIGGAELFTGNNLMAIGVLQGRVSVGQLLRNWAIVYLANFAGSLAVVGIMYATGLWAVNGGLVGAKAVAIANTKATLSLEQAFFRGIMCNWLVCLAVWLATAGRDVISKIVGIMLPITAFVASGFEHSIANMYFIPMGLALKGEPIVLAALAKAGNISVAQAQASLAGLTWSNFLLGNLLWVTIGNIVGGAIFVGTAYWSVYLRPTAKAVRAQRAEQAQEGITVGQGTAAPAAK